From a single Arachnia propionica genomic region:
- a CDS encoding ABC transporter permease has product MRTIRGVWAEALVFYRAEWRYPGAAVVWIVLSLLQPVVMLAIWTNVEGIGGGAGGARLTAYFSMAFVVNNLSYTWLMWDYGDRIRSGDYALQLLRPGAVVGRDLALTLGSKLFSGPVALVGGAVMWIVGKAYLDVRWDRAVFFFASLVMAIVIRFLIEWGLAQLSFWTTRMNAVNGLYFAVQGLASGSFAPLELLPDWFDTAASLTPFPSMLALPLSLFDDGVSGWVVLGQQALWAVLALLSAVVLSRRAVARFETVVA; this is encoded by the coding sequence GTGAGAACGATCAGGGGAGTCTGGGCGGAGGCCCTCGTCTTCTACCGGGCGGAGTGGCGTTACCCGGGGGCCGCTGTCGTGTGGATTGTGTTGAGTCTCCTCCAGCCGGTCGTCATGCTGGCGATCTGGACGAATGTGGAGGGGATCGGTGGCGGCGCTGGTGGAGCGAGGCTGACGGCGTACTTCAGCATGGCGTTCGTCGTGAACAACCTGTCCTACACCTGGCTGATGTGGGATTACGGTGATCGGATCCGTTCCGGCGACTATGCCCTCCAGTTGCTGCGCCCGGGCGCTGTCGTGGGTCGCGATCTGGCGCTCACGCTGGGTTCGAAGCTCTTCTCCGGGCCCGTGGCTTTGGTCGGTGGGGCGGTGATGTGGATCGTGGGGAAGGCCTACCTGGACGTTCGATGGGATCGTGCTGTGTTCTTCTTCGCATCCCTGGTGATGGCGATCGTGATCCGGTTTCTCATCGAGTGGGGGCTTGCGCAGTTGTCCTTCTGGACCACACGGATGAATGCCGTCAATGGCTTGTACTTTGCGGTTCAGGGTTTGGCCTCGGGCAGCTTTGCCCCGCTGGAGTTGCTCCCGGACTGGTTTGACACGGCCGCGTCGCTGACCCCGTTCCCGAGCATGCTGGCGCTGCCGTTGAGCCTGTTCGATGACGGCGTCTCCGGGTGGGTGGTTCTGGGACAGCAGGCGTTGTGGGCCGTGTTGGCGTTGCTGTCGGCTGTTGTGTTGTCGCGCAGGGCGGTGGCCCGATTCGAGACGGTGGTGGCTTGA
- a CDS encoding ABC transporter ATP-binding protein — protein sequence MKYHARHAAPPGGGLLCEGIEKSFGTVKALRGVRLWAPRGEITALVGPNGAGKSTLLRCVVGLTRPDGGSITWDDVPLREKVQRSFSFMPEERGLYPQDTVRQTVEFYARLRHPRARRNEFFGEVVSSLGLDSLVGRRVGELSLGNQQRVQIAAALVCSQHCILWDEPFSGLDVEGVDALSDLLRSRKEEGVAVILSSHQLDVLERLCDRVTVIHAGRAESTTLGMHEGSREWEVTMPDGSVEAMPDTHEVRARLAQSISWGGIFSLSQKNRTRMREFYDACSRRACEEE from the coding sequence GTGAAATATCATGCGCGGCACGCTGCTCCGCCCGGGGGTGGTCTGCTGTGTGAGGGTATCGAGAAGTCATTCGGGACCGTCAAGGCTCTGAGGGGAGTGCGGCTATGGGCGCCTCGGGGTGAGATTACTGCCTTGGTTGGTCCCAATGGGGCAGGAAAATCAACGCTACTTCGTTGTGTCGTTGGGCTCACCCGGCCTGATGGAGGTTCCATCACGTGGGATGATGTTCCTCTGAGGGAAAAAGTGCAGCGGTCCTTCAGCTTTATGCCTGAAGAGCGTGGCTTATATCCACAGGACACCGTTCGTCAGACCGTGGAGTTCTACGCCCGGCTGCGCCACCCTCGTGCTCGTCGAAATGAGTTCTTCGGAGAAGTCGTCTCCTCCCTCGGATTGGATTCCCTTGTTGGGCGTCGGGTGGGAGAGCTGTCACTTGGCAATCAGCAACGGGTCCAGATTGCTGCCGCCTTGGTGTGTTCCCAGCACTGCATTCTCTGGGATGAGCCTTTCTCTGGGCTGGATGTGGAGGGGGTTGATGCACTTTCTGACCTTCTCAGAAGTCGTAAGGAGGAAGGAGTTGCAGTGATTCTATCTTCACATCAGCTTGATGTTCTGGAGCGGTTGTGCGACCGAGTCACGGTGATCCATGCCGGGCGTGCTGAATCGACAACCCTTGGTATGCACGAAGGGAGTCGCGAATGGGAAGTAACCATGCCCGATGGGAGTGTCGAGGCGATGCCTGATACTCATGAAGTCAGGGCGAGATTGGCGCAGTCCATATCATGGGGAGGTATTTTCTCTCTGAGTCAGAAAAATCGCACTCGAATGCGTGAGTTTTACGATGCTTGTTCCCGCCGTGCGTGCGAGGAGGAGTAA
- a CDS encoding ABC transporter ATP-binding protein, with amino-acid sequence MFDDTYSAALLATHDITKSFGSVKALAGVSLTIASGESVAIMGPSGSGKSTLLHCLSGVLTPDNGPVLFAGKDLTRMSDAQRSHLRLHQFGFVFQDGQLIPELPARENVALPLMLTGTRRRAALAKADEVLAKIGIPDLAGRRPSEMSGGQAQRVAIARALVANPRVVFADEPSGALDQATGHEVMQLLTATVARVGASLVMVTHDSAVARWCSRLVEIRDGLVHADRRLDVRVAR; translated from the coding sequence ATGTTCGATGACACCTACTCAGCGGCCCTGCTGGCCACTCACGACATCACGAAGAGTTTCGGCTCGGTCAAGGCACTGGCCGGGGTCTCCCTCACCATCGCTTCTGGGGAGTCCGTCGCCATCATGGGGCCCTCCGGTTCCGGCAAGTCCACCCTCCTGCACTGTCTGTCGGGTGTGCTGACCCCCGACAACGGACCGGTCCTGTTCGCCGGCAAGGATCTCACCCGGATGTCCGACGCGCAGCGCTCCCATCTACGGTTGCACCAGTTCGGTTTCGTCTTTCAGGACGGCCAGCTGATCCCGGAGCTCCCAGCCCGTGAGAACGTGGCGCTGCCGCTGATGCTCACCGGCACCCGGCGCCGCGCCGCGCTGGCTAAGGCCGATGAGGTCCTGGCGAAGATTGGCATTCCCGATCTGGCCGGTCGTCGTCCCTCCGAGATGTCGGGCGGACAGGCACAGCGGGTCGCGATAGCCCGCGCACTGGTGGCGAACCCCCGGGTAGTGTTCGCCGACGAGCCCAGCGGCGCACTCGACCAGGCAACGGGTCACGAGGTGATGCAGTTGTTGACCGCAACCGTCGCTCGGGTAGGGGCGTCCCTGGTGATGGTTACCCACGACTCGGCGGTCGCCCGTTGGTGCTCACGCCTGGTAGAGATCCGTGACGGCCTGGTCCACGCCGACCGCCGCCTCGACGTAAGGGTCGCGCGATGA
- a CDS encoding response regulator transcription factor produces MTTVLMADDSALLREGLVGLLERQGYEIVGQEHRADALLAAIAELAGREAVPDVVITDVRMPPTMTNDGLQAAIRIKEEHPRVAVLVLSQYVSPLHAQELFALPAPPGAGGAGYLLKDRVAQVADFIGALRMVVGGGVVIDPEVARAMMQASRSGLGELTPRELEVLELMAQGLSNNQIAGRLFLSGAAVAKHVSNIFSKLGFEPGDENRRVRAILAFLNRSTP; encoded by the coding sequence ATGACCACAGTGTTGATGGCCGACGACTCCGCTCTGCTCCGTGAAGGGCTCGTCGGGCTCCTGGAACGCCAGGGCTACGAGATCGTCGGGCAGGAACACCGCGCTGATGCGCTCCTGGCCGCCATCGCCGAACTGGCCGGGCGGGAAGCGGTTCCCGACGTGGTGATCACCGACGTTCGGATGCCGCCCACCATGACCAACGACGGCCTTCAGGCCGCTATCCGGATCAAGGAGGAACACCCCCGGGTGGCGGTTCTGGTACTCAGCCAGTACGTCTCCCCGCTGCACGCCCAGGAGCTGTTCGCCCTCCCGGCCCCGCCAGGTGCGGGTGGAGCCGGGTACCTCCTCAAGGACCGGGTGGCGCAGGTCGCGGACTTCATCGGTGCGTTGCGGATGGTGGTTGGCGGGGGAGTGGTGATCGACCCGGAGGTCGCACGCGCCATGATGCAGGCTTCCCGTTCTGGGCTGGGAGAACTCACTCCGCGAGAACTCGAGGTGCTGGAGCTCATGGCCCAGGGACTCTCCAACAACCAAATCGCTGGGCGGCTTTTCCTGTCTGGGGCTGCTGTGGCAAAACATGTTTCCAACATCTTCTCCAAACTCGGTTTCGAGCCCGGAGACGAGAACCGCCGGGTGCGCGCCATCCTCGCTTTCCTGAACCGCAGCACCCCCTGA
- a CDS encoding radical SAM protein, whose product MVQGKKAMYPHVNPAFKFHRDASGGRLSISLQNAREAEELNGYAADSRGGFMSMAYFAIDGFYVDVVSIADGTVTLEEIVERYVKGSDPVFGPVLADRAVNWALSMRGLLRWTEQPLSPARPPQVTGRRDAYYPQHAVIEITDRCNFSCEHCYIAARQNVGSFMSIDTFATVVELLSANGVQVVELSGGECTIHPKFTEMLNLACSKFSLVSVLTNGYLLGVPGKVRDAIMGRDNVAVQVSIDGIERTHDLFRKHRHSFQRAVEAVRVCTEAGKPTRIATSISEGTLHEVPELVSLGRKLAPALHAFSPVAPFGRGCNVTDSALASAGTSRRLEEALKKAGYSGPGITQAGAPTAAGGVEQIRNCGAGHRTVAVDVKAGVRPCNFGDSLGRLGNLLTDEYCEIFGGLKSFQLANAPRPGGVECVECEYFNFCQGCPSKAMSLVPRADVRCRWYERWFETETLPQVNGADLLGVCDSCRETQVSSLSSRGFGGTMAQERRRADD is encoded by the coding sequence ATGGTTCAGGGGAAGAAGGCTATGTATCCGCACGTGAATCCAGCTTTCAAATTTCATCGCGATGCAAGTGGTGGTCGTCTGTCGATAAGCCTCCAAAATGCCCGAGAAGCCGAGGAGTTGAATGGGTATGCAGCTGACAGTCGAGGGGGCTTTATGTCTATGGCATATTTTGCGATCGATGGTTTCTATGTGGATGTCGTGAGCATTGCTGATGGCACGGTTACCCTCGAGGAAATCGTCGAGCGATACGTCAAGGGCAGTGATCCAGTCTTTGGGCCGGTTCTGGCAGATCGAGCTGTTAACTGGGCGCTTTCAATGCGCGGATTGCTTCGCTGGACCGAGCAGCCACTGTCGCCCGCACGGCCTCCGCAGGTCACGGGCAGGCGTGACGCTTATTATCCGCAACATGCGGTAATCGAAATCACGGACCGCTGTAATTTCTCTTGTGAGCACTGCTATATAGCGGCACGGCAAAATGTTGGCAGTTTCATGTCCATTGACACCTTCGCGACTGTGGTCGAGCTCCTGAGTGCCAATGGTGTCCAAGTGGTTGAATTAAGTGGAGGTGAATGTACTATTCATCCAAAATTCACGGAGATGCTGAACCTCGCTTGCTCGAAATTCAGTCTGGTTAGCGTCCTGACCAATGGGTATCTTCTGGGGGTTCCGGGAAAGGTGCGTGATGCCATCATGGGGCGCGACAACGTGGCTGTTCAGGTCAGCATCGACGGGATCGAGCGCACGCACGACTTGTTCCGTAAGCATAGGCATTCTTTCCAGCGAGCCGTTGAAGCGGTGCGAGTATGCACAGAGGCGGGAAAACCAACGCGTATTGCCACGAGCATTTCTGAAGGGACTTTGCATGAGGTTCCTGAGCTCGTTTCTCTGGGGCGCAAATTGGCTCCGGCGCTGCATGCATTTTCTCCGGTGGCTCCCTTCGGGCGCGGATGTAATGTTACCGATTCGGCTCTCGCCTCTGCTGGGACTTCGCGTCGCTTGGAGGAGGCGCTCAAGAAGGCGGGTTACAGCGGCCCCGGGATTACGCAGGCTGGTGCTCCCACGGCGGCTGGCGGGGTGGAACAGATTCGAAACTGTGGTGCAGGCCATCGCACCGTCGCTGTTGACGTAAAGGCTGGCGTGCGTCCCTGCAACTTCGGTGACTCTCTAGGGAGACTGGGCAATCTACTGACGGACGAGTATTGTGAAATATTCGGTGGTCTCAAATCTTTTCAATTGGCAAATGCCCCCAGGCCCGGTGGGGTTGAATGCGTGGAGTGTGAGTATTTCAACTTCTGCCAAGGATGCCCCAGCAAGGCCATGAGTCTCGTTCCTCGAGCCGATGTGCGGTGCCGCTGGTATGAGCGTTGGTTTGAAACCGAAACTCTTCCGCAGGTGAATGGCGCGGATTTGCTTGGGGTGTGTGATTCGTGCCGCGAAACGCAAGTGTCTTCGCTTTCGTCAAGAGGCTTCGGTGGTACTATGGCGCAAGAAAGGAGAAGGGCTGATGACTAG
- a CDS encoding ABC transporter permease, producing MPFTWMQFLIVARREIFRKLLNRSFIVAMIGSLALVGAVAIFQYLQTSKSDKSMVVEAESAAVPLAQSLCAGWRGSGVVALCEPVEPGTAASQDVIRAQISLAGSESTLKVTVTIPESIAGSGTQVAHAIAWQWIAVERGAADDQVRVALAADGAKTQDVVTRQLFAAALGCGFLFAGLMVGQQLAVSIVEDKKLGVYDTLRQLMPLRALILGKLIANITISVVQMTLLLAALLLLRRALPSGLIESLGSSVLVAYVPLFVLGYLNVCLLWALIGLRSRNMDALRDASVPLNLGLMGMWFAAMYLQGMPQVILSYVPIVSSMVMPVRMVSEDVSTFSVVVAALLAVAGAIALTVPFRRATIDS from the coding sequence TTGCCATTCACGTGGATGCAGTTCCTTATCGTGGCCAGGCGAGAGATCTTCAGGAAGCTCCTAAATCGCAGCTTCATCGTTGCCATGATCGGTTCGCTAGCGTTGGTTGGGGCAGTGGCGATATTTCAGTATCTGCAGACCTCGAAGAGTGATAAGAGCATGGTTGTTGAGGCAGAATCGGCAGCCGTGCCTTTGGCGCAATCCCTGTGTGCTGGCTGGCGGGGTTCGGGAGTGGTGGCTTTGTGTGAGCCGGTGGAACCGGGAACTGCAGCGTCCCAAGATGTGATTCGGGCGCAGATTTCTCTGGCAGGTTCGGAGTCGACCCTCAAGGTGACTGTCACGATTCCAGAATCGATCGCAGGCTCCGGAACCCAGGTCGCCCATGCTATAGCGTGGCAGTGGATAGCAGTGGAACGAGGCGCCGCCGATGATCAAGTCCGAGTAGCTCTTGCGGCAGATGGCGCGAAGACCCAAGATGTTGTCACACGACAGCTCTTCGCTGCCGCGCTCGGCTGCGGATTCCTGTTCGCGGGCTTGATGGTTGGCCAACAGCTGGCTGTCAGTATCGTCGAGGACAAAAAATTAGGGGTGTATGACACCCTGAGGCAATTGATGCCTCTCCGTGCCCTCATATTAGGTAAATTAATAGCGAACATCACCATCTCGGTTGTTCAGATGACTTTGTTGCTCGCGGCATTGCTCCTGTTGCGGCGCGCACTGCCCAGTGGTCTTATAGAATCGTTGGGTTCGAGTGTTCTTGTCGCCTATGTTCCGTTGTTTGTTCTCGGCTATCTCAACGTGTGCCTTCTCTGGGCCTTGATTGGGCTTCGGTCCCGAAACATGGATGCGTTGCGTGACGCATCAGTTCCACTCAACCTTGGGTTGATGGGAATGTGGTTTGCAGCGATGTATCTCCAAGGAATGCCACAGGTGATCCTCTCCTATGTACCGATTGTCAGTTCCATGGTCATGCCGGTTCGTATGGTGTCCGAAGATGTGTCTACTTTCTCCGTTGTCGTCGCAGCCCTGTTGGCAGTCGCCGGGGCCATTGCTTTGACCGTGCCCTTTAGACGTGCGACGATTGATTCTTAA
- a CDS encoding ABC-2 family transporter protein: MRIRYLLRCFSALLKMSVTRLWAYRTDFWMSLLLSGITLSADLLGLWFVASRTSVLAGWSAQGLVFLLGTHFIVLGVIEVALYPSTVRFIEGIHDGSADLILLNPGPRLFLIGLSEVAFGPLTHVLLGVGITIATWLNAGGGLLRIAHYVVALALGIGTLAAWCYLIAGLGMMMRRGKGVLIVANQILETVGRWPLGLHALPLQIILTFVVPVGLAITVPANSFFESGQLVLLAVSFAGSVLLAIGTWRMAVRSYVGAQS; the protein is encoded by the coding sequence ATGCGGATCCGATACCTCCTTCGCTGCTTCTCGGCGCTGCTGAAGATGAGTGTGACCAGGCTCTGGGCCTACCGGACGGATTTCTGGATGTCGCTCCTGCTGAGCGGTATCACCTTGAGCGCGGATCTTCTCGGCTTGTGGTTCGTCGCGTCCAGGACGTCGGTGCTGGCGGGCTGGTCAGCCCAGGGGCTGGTCTTTCTGCTCGGTACGCATTTCATCGTCCTCGGGGTCATCGAGGTGGCGTTGTACCCGTCGACGGTCCGGTTCATCGAGGGTATTCACGACGGAAGTGCCGACCTGATTCTGCTGAACCCCGGACCACGACTGTTCCTGATCGGTTTGTCAGAGGTGGCGTTCGGTCCTCTGACCCACGTGCTGCTCGGAGTCGGGATCACGATTGCGACCTGGCTGAATGCTGGTGGTGGTCTGCTGAGGATTGCCCACTACGTCGTGGCGCTCGCCTTGGGGATCGGTACGCTCGCCGCATGGTGCTACCTGATCGCCGGCCTCGGCATGATGATGCGCAGAGGTAAGGGGGTGCTCATCGTGGCGAATCAGATCCTCGAGACCGTGGGACGCTGGCCCCTGGGTCTCCATGCGCTTCCACTGCAGATCATCCTGACCTTCGTGGTTCCGGTCGGACTGGCCATCACCGTCCCAGCGAACAGCTTCTTCGAGAGCGGTCAGCTGGTGTTGCTCGCGGTTTCGTTCGCGGGTTCCGTCCTGCTGGCCATCGGCACGTGGCGGATGGCGGTGCGCAGTTACGTCGGGGCACAGTCGTGA
- a CDS encoding ATP-binding cassette domain-containing protein produces MRSDGESSPVIEVSRVSRAYRRPRGSKTGRGRAVNDVSFRVAAGESVALLGPNGAGKSTMMRMLSGVLRPSEGTISCLGETPARRSRGFLMRTSLIMGQKQRANLDVPLRASLELQRVLYDISRDEFDETLARFEELLGLGAYIDRPVRTLSLGERMRGELAMGLLHLPELVLLDEPTIGLDAASQRSLRGFLREYNRDTGATIILTSHYMEDVEAVCDRALLLDGGRLVFDGSLQDMVSHAPLPLRVGLTLDPGRVDEARRVIAAFEHREVPGSDASVFRFDTNASSREVVDALTGAGVAFTEITIGRPDMNDLVAALYAEGGVG; encoded by the coding sequence ATGCGAAGTGATGGTGAAAGTTCGCCGGTGATTGAGGTTTCACGTGTGAGTCGCGCTTACCGGCGGCCCCGCGGATCGAAGACCGGTAGGGGGCGGGCCGTCAATGATGTCTCGTTCCGGGTTGCGGCGGGTGAGTCGGTGGCCCTGCTGGGGCCGAACGGGGCGGGCAAGTCCACCATGATGCGGATGCTCTCCGGGGTTCTGCGACCGAGCGAGGGGACCATTTCCTGTTTGGGTGAAACCCCGGCCCGCAGGTCCCGCGGGTTTCTCATGCGTACCTCCCTGATCATGGGGCAGAAGCAGAGGGCCAACCTGGACGTGCCCCTGCGTGCCTCTTTGGAGCTGCAACGGGTGCTGTACGACATCTCTCGCGATGAGTTCGACGAGACCCTGGCGCGGTTCGAGGAGCTCCTCGGATTGGGAGCCTATATCGACCGTCCCGTCAGGACCCTGTCGCTGGGGGAGAGGATGCGTGGGGAGCTGGCGATGGGGCTGCTGCACCTTCCCGAGCTGGTGTTGCTCGACGAGCCGACGATCGGGCTTGATGCTGCCTCGCAGAGGTCGCTTCGTGGTTTCCTGCGGGAGTACAACCGTGATACGGGGGCGACGATCATCCTGACGAGCCACTACATGGAGGACGTCGAGGCGGTGTGTGACCGGGCCCTGCTCCTCGACGGTGGAAGGCTCGTATTCGACGGGTCACTGCAGGACATGGTCTCTCACGCTCCCCTTCCTCTGCGTGTGGGCCTCACCCTCGATCCGGGGCGTGTCGACGAGGCAAGGAGGGTGATTGCGGCTTTCGAACACAGGGAGGTTCCGGGATCCGACGCCTCGGTGTTCCGGTTCGACACGAACGCGTCCTCGCGTGAGGTGGTTGATGCCCTGACCGGGGCTGGGGTGGCATTCACGGAGATCACCATCGGACGTCCTGACATGAACGACCTGGTTGCCGCGTTGTATGCCGAGGGTGGGGTCGGGTGA
- a CDS encoding sensor histidine kinase — MRWGRKRQVSHEQEAAQRIAELTASRRVIVEAYEVERRRIERDLHDGAQQYLVAAAMKVGEAQLSPAVENDPVTAQLLAEANTAIQEGLGALRRTIRGIHPQLLRQQGLPAALEEVAATAANRVRIVVPQPLPELPEGVLAVGYFFACEAIGNAAKYAPRADVTVLLAAGQDLRVSVVDQGQGGARIVPGHGLAGMKERVAAAGGELTISSPPGGPTQLAVTIPLLLNRGEPAVVIS; from the coding sequence ATGCGCTGGGGAAGGAAACGGCAGGTCAGCCATGAGCAGGAGGCCGCCCAGCGGATCGCTGAACTCACTGCTTCGCGGCGAGTCATCGTCGAGGCCTACGAGGTGGAACGTCGCCGTATCGAACGCGACCTCCACGACGGCGCCCAGCAATACCTCGTGGCCGCCGCCATGAAGGTGGGGGAGGCGCAGCTCTCCCCAGCGGTCGAGAACGACCCCGTTACTGCGCAGCTCCTGGCCGAGGCCAACACCGCCATTCAGGAGGGCCTGGGGGCACTTCGCCGGACGATTCGCGGCATCCATCCGCAGCTGCTCAGGCAGCAGGGTCTGCCTGCGGCACTCGAGGAGGTGGCGGCCACCGCGGCCAACCGGGTGCGCATCGTCGTGCCACAACCGCTGCCCGAACTCCCCGAGGGGGTGCTGGCGGTCGGCTACTTCTTCGCCTGTGAAGCCATCGGAAACGCCGCCAAGTACGCGCCCCGTGCGGATGTGACCGTGCTGCTGGCCGCTGGCCAGGACCTCCGGGTCTCCGTCGTCGACCAGGGGCAGGGCGGAGCGAGAATCGTTCCCGGACACGGGCTGGCGGGCATGAAGGAACGCGTGGCTGCCGCGGGTGGTGAACTCACGATCTCCTCACCACCCGGAGGACCCACGCAGCTGGCCGTTACCATTCCTCTCCTACTGAATCGAGGCGAACCCGCGGTGGTGATCTCATGA
- a CDS encoding FtsX-like permease family protein codes for MSAATGLTGLTFQLTRARFAVRQGEALLFFAAVLANTISAALAFTVAGGTMMFYTRWEQPTGLLAALKAEDPSFDLILGFYVVLALIATALLVPAMTSLSASAAVLGAQGREQRLSALRLLGLSSGDVTRMSLIDSAIQASIGTLLGGLLYLVTAPFWGALEFQGEPTALILPWWLALTVTALNIVIALIATWWGLRQVRISPLGVARRGAKPRMTWKRVVAFLTILVVTFVVMPRLLSGGEAMAYVVLAALISSVIFGYNLFGPWMLQIFARLYRLIPGPAALMAGRRIMADPRSTWRRIGGLGILALIAGYLGSMPFEMNSNINALMRTFADKARWDLAKGVVITLTVALLLTATAILISQASSIFERAGLTVALHRLGTPSSFHTKARWLENLGPLALVTVVGYLVGLGIAQPVLMAMEKKLGQQASEAGNVVVAAVLVGGFVLAALALAATQPLQNQVLHTQRRRND; via the coding sequence ATGAGCGCCGCCACCGGTTTGACCGGCCTCACGTTCCAGCTCACCCGCGCGCGCTTCGCGGTTCGCCAAGGCGAAGCCCTACTGTTTTTCGCAGCTGTGCTGGCCAATACCATCTCCGCCGCCCTGGCTTTCACCGTGGCGGGCGGAACGATGATGTTCTACACCCGCTGGGAACAGCCCACCGGACTGCTGGCGGCTCTGAAGGCGGAAGATCCCTCCTTCGACTTGATCCTGGGTTTCTACGTGGTGCTTGCCTTGATTGCCACGGCTCTGCTGGTACCCGCGATGACCTCCCTGTCGGCATCAGCAGCCGTGCTGGGGGCGCAGGGTCGTGAGCAGCGGCTGTCAGCTCTTCGACTGCTCGGACTGAGCTCCGGCGATGTGACCCGCATGTCGTTGATCGACTCGGCCATCCAGGCGAGCATCGGCACTCTCCTCGGTGGTCTGCTCTACCTGGTGACCGCTCCCTTCTGGGGGGCGCTCGAATTCCAGGGGGAACCAACGGCCCTGATCCTGCCCTGGTGGCTGGCACTGACCGTTACCGCTTTGAACATCGTCATCGCGCTGATCGCCACCTGGTGGGGGCTGCGACAGGTCCGGATCTCCCCACTCGGTGTCGCCCGCCGTGGCGCGAAACCCCGAATGACCTGGAAACGGGTTGTGGCTTTCCTCACAATTCTGGTCGTGACCTTCGTCGTAATGCCTCGTCTCCTGTCCGGAGGTGAAGCCATGGCCTATGTGGTGCTGGCTGCACTGATCAGTAGCGTGATCTTCGGCTACAACCTCTTCGGACCGTGGATGCTCCAGATCTTCGCCCGTCTCTACCGTCTGATTCCCGGCCCCGCAGCGCTGATGGCCGGACGCCGAATCATGGCCGATCCCCGCAGCACCTGGCGTCGCATCGGCGGGCTGGGAATCCTGGCGCTCATAGCGGGCTATCTAGGATCGATGCCCTTCGAGATGAACAGCAACATCAATGCTCTCATGCGAACTTTTGCGGACAAAGCCAGGTGGGACCTCGCCAAGGGAGTAGTCATCACCTTGACGGTTGCTCTGCTGCTGACTGCCACTGCCATCCTCATCAGCCAGGCCTCGTCCATATTCGAAAGGGCCGGTCTCACGGTCGCGCTGCACCGCCTCGGCACACCCAGTTCCTTCCACACGAAGGCACGGTGGCTGGAGAACCTGGGGCCGCTGGCGCTGGTCACCGTGGTCGGATACCTCGTTGGCCTCGGCATTGCCCAGCCAGTGCTGATGGCCATGGAGAAAAAGCTCGGGCAGCAGGCCTCCGAGGCCGGAAACGTGGTGGTGGCCGCAGTGCTCGTAGGTGGCTTCGTCCTCGCCGCCCTGGCGCTGGCGGCCACCCAGCCCCTGCAAAATCAGGTGCTGCACACTCAGCGGCGTCGCAACGACTGA
- a CDS encoding response regulator transcription factor: MFSKQKNPIHHPPPTDHSRISLAIIDGDMFVRQTLTEIFTQTTDIQVASTLDNAEEAVHYIQHNPVDVALMDIHLPGISGIKATSIIRHHYPQVRVLIMASAASRNSIDTAMTAGATGYLLKNTRTSQLIAAIRAVVQDLSVFSPDLLNQILPNRHHTMRTANELAITQKELMVLHYLNRGLRNADIADKIYVSVSSVKTYIHCLLKKLGVDSRLKLVARARELGLLED, from the coding sequence ATGTTTTCTAAGCAAAAAAATCCCATTCACCACCCACCCCCAACCGATCACAGTCGCATCTCACTCGCCATTATCGATGGCGATATGTTTGTTCGCCAAACCCTTACGGAAATTTTCACTCAAACGACCGATATACAGGTAGCTTCAACGCTGGATAATGCAGAGGAGGCAGTGCATTATATTCAACACAATCCTGTCGATGTCGCATTGATGGATATTCACTTACCAGGAATTTCAGGCATTAAGGCAACCTCTATCATTCGACACCACTATCCACAAGTTCGGGTGCTCATCATGGCCTCCGCGGCGAGCCGGAACTCAATCGACACGGCGATGACAGCCGGAGCGACGGGATACTTGCTCAAGAATACGCGCACGTCTCAGCTCATAGCAGCTATTCGAGCTGTGGTCCAAGACCTTTCCGTATTCTCACCAGACTTGCTCAACCAGATTCTACCGAATCGTCATCACACAATGCGGACAGCAAACGAACTGGCCATTACACAAAAAGAGCTCATGGTGTTGCACTACCTGAACCGGGGGCTGCGAAATGCAGACATTGCCGACAAAATCTACGTCTCCGTCTCCAGCGTCAAAACCTATATCCATTGCCTACTGAAAAAACTCGGAGTTGACAGCCGCTTGAAGCTCGTAGCACGTGCCCGCGAACTCGGCCTCCTCGAGGATTAA